In the Streptomyces sp. 3214.6 genome, GGGCCTGCACCTGGGCGGAGATCAGCTCCAGATGGTCCAGGTCGTGCAGGTCGAGGACCTGGAGGTAGATCCGCCGGGACCCGGCCTCCATGTAGCGGCCGATCTTGTCGACGACCTCGGCCGGGGAGCCGGCCAGCCCGTTGGTCTTCAGCTCGTCGACCTCACGGCCGATCGCGGCGGCGCGCCGGGCGAGCTCCGCCTCGTCCTTGCCGACGCAGACGACGAGGGCGTTGGAGAGGGTGATCGCGTCGGCGTCGCGGCCGATCTCCGCCGCGGCTGCCCGCACCCGGCCGAACTGCCGCTCGCTGTCCTCGATCGTGCCGAACGGCATGTTGAACTCGTCGGCGAACCGGGCGGCCAGCCGCGGGGTGCGGGTCGCGCCCGTGCCGCCGATCAGCACCGGGATCTTCGGCTGCGCGGGCTTGGGCAGTGCGGGCGAGTCGGTGAGGTCGTAGTACGTACCGTGGAATTCGAAGGTCTTGCCGAGCTCCGTGCCCCACAGGCCCGTGACGATCTCCAGCTGTTCCTCCAGGCGGTCGATCTTCTCCTTCGGGAAGGGGATGCCGTACGCCGTGTGCTCCGCCTCGAACCAGCCTGCGCCCAGGCCCAGTTCGACGCGTCCGCCGGACATCTGGTCCACCTGTGCGACCTGGATGGCGAGAACGCCGGGCAGCCGGAAGGTGCCGGCGGTCATCAGCGTGCCGAGGCGTATGCGCTTGGTCTCGCGGGCGAGGCCGGCGAGGGTGATCCAGGCGTCCGTGGGGCCCGGCAGGCCGCTCACGTCGCCCATCTTCAGATAGTGGTCAGACCGGAAAAAGGCATCGAACCCGAGGTCTTCGGTGGCCTTCGCCACGGTGAGGAGGGTGTCGTAGGTCGCGCCCTGCTGGGGCTCGGTGAAGATACGCAGATCCATGCCTCCATCCTGCACGCCGGGTTTCCCGTCGGTCCCACCGGTCCCCCGGGCCCCGCCGCTCCCCTGTCGGGTGAAAAACGCCCGTGCCGTGCGTGGGGGGTTGCCCGGCCCAGTGACCTGCCTCAGCAGTGATCGTTGGCGTGGGCGGAGCCGGACCGCCCGGCGCCCGCGCCCGGCTGGTCAGCGCCGGGACGTCACCCGCATCGGCCCTCCTCACGGGGGCCAGGGCCGAGGAGGCCGTCATGTCCGAAGAGACCGTGCCGCAGCAGGGCGGGGGCGCCGCCGCAGCCCAACCGAAGGGGTTGTTGCAGCAGATGGAGGAGCTCATGGCGGCGCTGAACGCGGACCTTTCGGCACTGGACGCGGACTTCCAGTCGGCCGGGGCCGCGCAGCGGACGGCGAGCGAGGAGGGCGTCGCGGACTGAGCCCGTCTGCCGTCCCGCGCTCGGCCCGCCGGGTCTCCTTCCCGCCCGGTCACCATGCTCACCGTTCCGGCAGGGCGCCCTCCCTCTCCTCTCGTTCCTCTCTCGCCGCCAGCTTGCGCAGCATCTCCAGGACCCGGTCCCTGGATTCGTCCGCCGCGTCGATGGCCTCCATGCACTGCCAGTACGTGCCCTGGTCGTCCACCGAGCTCGCCAGGCCGACCAGGGCGATGCCGACCTCGCCGAGCAGGCCGCTCAGGTCGAGCAGGGCGCGGCGGGCGTCGTCCAGTGCGGTGAGCCGGGCGGCGAGCAGGTCCCCGGTGTCGAGGTCCGGCGCCCCCAGCACACCGCAGCCTCTGCCGGCCAGTTCCGTCAGTCCCAGGGCCTCGCCGCGCAGTTCGGGCGGGCCCGAGACGGCGAGGCGGCTGCCGATCGCCTGCGCCAGGGCCTGTGCCTGCCACGCCTCCCTGAGGATCTCCGCTCCTCCGCTGCTTCCCGCGAGCGCGCGCTTGCTCGTCAGGATGAGCCACACCGCGTCCATGCGCTGCCCCCGTCTGCCCCGACGTGCTCTGCGCACGTCCGCCTGAAATACCGTGCCCACTACCCAGAGTGAGGGTCTGTGGGGCGAAAAGCCAGAGGAAGGGGGAAATCTGTGGACAACAAATCGGTTTCGGTCCGCTTGTTGATTACGGAGAGTGAAAACGGACCGGATGGCTCCCGTGCGAGAGGCGGCGAGGGGCCGTTACGGCGCCGGGAACCTGCGCTCGTTGCGGTCGATCTTCGCGTCCAGGGCGGTCAGCGGATCGATCCCGAGCACCTCGCACAGTTGCAGCAGATACGCGAGCACGTCGGCGACCTCGTCGGTCACACGGTGCGCGGTGTCCGGGTCGTCCATCACCCGCGTCGACTCCTCCGGCGTCAACCACTGGAAGATCTCAACCAGTTCGGACGCCTCCACACTGAGCGCGGCGACGAGGTTCTTGGGGGTGTGGAAGGGCTGCCAGTTCCGCGCGGCCGCGAACTCGGCCAGTCTGCGCTGCAGCTTCGCCACGTCGAGGTGTTGTTCTGTCACGGACCCAGGTGTACCACCGTCACTCCGTCCGTCCGGGCGGCCCACGACCCGTCGCTGACCGCGCCGACGCAGCGGATGTGGCCGCGTTCGGCCATCCGCACGGCGAGCCGCAGCAGTTCGGCGCGCTGCGACACGTCGAGGCCCCGGTCGAGGCCGTCGGCGAGGAGGGTGAGGGTCTGCATCGCGGCAGGCACCTCGCCGACCGGATCCACGTCGAGGACGCCCGGCCCGGTGAGCAGCACCAGCGCGAGGGCGACGTAGCGCAGCTCGCCGTATCCGAGCCGGGCGAGTTCCGTGCGGGTGCCGTCGGCGCGATCGAGCAGCGCGCGGACCGTGCCGTCGGCGAGCGGCTCGGCGCGCAGGTCCACGACCGCTCGTCCCGCGACCCGGCCGGCTCCGGCGGACAGCGCGGCCACCAGTTGCGCGTGCCGACGACCGCACTCCTCCCGGGTGCGCCACAGGACGTCGGCGAGGTTGTCGCAGCCCGCGAGGAGCCGACCGGAGCCGGTGGGGACGGGGGAGCCCATCCAGTCGGGCTGCGGATCGCAGGCGAAGACGGACCGCAGGGCGACGACCATCTGTTCGGCGGCGGCGAGCACCTGCCGCTGTCCGTCGGTCTTGCCGGCCACGCGCAGTGGCAGCAGCGCGGTGCCGAGGCGGTCGTCGGGCAGCGGGGCGCGGGTCACCGGTGCGGGGCCGCCGGTGTGCCAGGCGGCCTGCACCGTGCGGCGGCCGGGATCGCGCAGGGCCGTCTCCAGCAGGACGGTGCCGCCCGCGCTCAGCCGCTCCCCCACGATGCGCAGCTCGGGCTCTGCCTGCACGGCGATGTCGAGCCGGACCGGTCCGCCGGGTCCGTCGGCCGTGCATCCGATACGGAACCCCCGGCGACGCTGGGCGTCGGGCCTGGCCCCCTGCGGCACGCACGCGGCCGGATCGGCGAACACCTCGGCCAGCCGGGCCCCGCCGCCGAGCCGCGCCAGCGCCTCGTACGCCCGCAGCGCGCTGCTCTTGCCGCTCCCGCTTGCCCCGACGAACAGCGTGACGGCCCCGAGCGGATACCGGGCCCGGCGATGCCCCGCGAAGGCGGAGAGCCGCAGCTCCGTGACACAGGGCCGGACGTAACGCACCGACGCTGAGGCCGTGGACGGCTCCTTCGCGGGCGGCCCCGCGGGCGGCCCCTGCGCGGGCAAGGTAGGCGAGGCGTCCCCGACGGGCGGCCCGTCGGACGCGGCGTGCGGTGAGGGCGCGGAGGAGGTGAACGGCGAGGCCATATGCGGACGGTAGGACTCCGCCACCAGGCGAACCGTTCCGCCGCGACAAGCTTCCTACGATCGGGGGACCGCGAGGGGCGGGCTCGAAGCGGCGGGCGGCCGGGGCAGGCCGGGCGCGCGCCTGCGCGGGCGCGCCCGGTTGCGCGGGCGCGCCGGGATGCGCGGGCGCGCCGGGATGTCAGGCGCCGATGTGTCAGGCGCCGGGCATGCCCGCTCCCTCCATGATGCCGCTGACCTCGGTGCCCGGTGGGGTCAGGAGGAAGACGTTGCGGTCGACCCGGTGCATGCCGCTGGCC is a window encoding:
- a CDS encoding LLM class F420-dependent oxidoreductase — its product is MDLRIFTEPQQGATYDTLLTVAKATEDLGFDAFFRSDHYLKMGDVSGLPGPTDAWITLAGLARETKRIRLGTLMTAGTFRLPGVLAIQVAQVDQMSGGRVELGLGAGWFEAEHTAYGIPFPKEKIDRLEEQLEIVTGLWGTELGKTFEFHGTYYDLTDSPALPKPAQPKIPVLIGGTGATRTPRLAARFADEFNMPFGTIEDSERQFGRVRAAAAEIGRDADAITLSNALVVCVGKDEAELARRAAAIGREVDELKTNGLAGSPAEVVDKIGRYMEAGSRRIYLQVLDLHDLDHLELISAQVQAQLS
- a CDS encoding DUF6099 family protein, translated to MDAVWLILTSKRALAGSSGGAEILREAWQAQALAQAIGSRLAVSGPPELRGEALGLTELAGRGCGVLGAPDLDTGDLLAARLTALDDARRALLDLSGLLGEVGIALVGLASSVDDQGTYWQCMEAIDAADESRDRVLEMLRKLAAREEREEREGALPER
- a CDS encoding nucleotide pyrophosphohydrolase; protein product: MTEQHLDVAKLQRRLAEFAAARNWQPFHTPKNLVAALSVEASELVEIFQWLTPEESTRVMDDPDTAHRVTDEVADVLAYLLQLCEVLGIDPLTALDAKIDRNERRFPAP
- a CDS encoding biotin transporter BioY, producing the protein MASPFTSSAPSPHAASDGPPVGDASPTLPAQGPPAGPPAKEPSTASASVRYVRPCVTELRLSAFAGHRRARYPLGAVTLFVGASGSGKSSALRAYEALARLGGGARLAEVFADPAACVPQGARPDAQRRRGFRIGCTADGPGGPVRLDIAVQAEPELRIVGERLSAGGTVLLETALRDPGRRTVQAAWHTGGPAPVTRAPLPDDRLGTALLPLRVAGKTDGQRQVLAAAEQMVVALRSVFACDPQPDWMGSPVPTGSGRLLAGCDNLADVLWRTREECGRRHAQLVAALSAGAGRVAGRAVVDLRAEPLADGTVRALLDRADGTRTELARLGYGELRYVALALVLLTGPGVLDVDPVGEVPAAMQTLTLLADGLDRGLDVSQRAELLRLAVRMAERGHIRCVGAVSDGSWAARTDGVTVVHLGP